The following coding sequences lie in one Garciella nitratireducens DSM 15102 genomic window:
- a CDS encoding AAA family ATPase produces MNTISVAQLNSLRSEFKMYLRENHPEWSDSTVCTIGSDAFFALNNNVGIDFWASLVSEETLLTARDKIRDYLVSTKGSERSDERADGYLSALRHLKSFLDNKHPSLATDWSGKVISDINLKSEFQAWMKKQKKANGDPYSLNTINAYTTALKNATAKLRLTEPICTDLFYYTLVDDFDTAQGIIEAAPNFEEVDAAAGNKAYSSGMMLYRRFLKELGEPSTWIFQGNPKYYDVIGAVESLEKITWAVNQYQKQIKKGDKAYIWVSGSDGGIIASGTVLCDPELRKPNTSDPYTRDEPLKTDYYLAVDIKIERKLTLSKVPRAVLLVDERTKQLEILTYPAATNFRVTKIQEEVIESIINGTYERVPAVDEPKPEIEVKRRYWLYAPGEQASMWEQFFAEKIMGIGWDYLGDLTTYPTKEKINDRMQQERNEDKYFMNDVLAVWDFVHTIKPDDVVFAKRGKSQIVGRGVVESGYIFDDSRSSYKHIRKINWTNNEECNYPEEAPNKTLTDISRKTGTIDFLENFYAEKSIDSSSFIEEKSYDPYSDDDFIKEVFMSEEMFVKLKGLLLRKKNVILQGAPGVGKTYAAQRLAFAIMGTKDISRVKVVQFHQSYSYEDFIMGFRPDGNGFKLTEGPFYKFCKEAENDDERPYFFIIDEINRGNLSKIFGELLMLIECDKRGEKNAIRLLYKDEQFSVPSNVYIIGMMNTTDRSLAMIDYALRRRFAFFDMEPAFSTDGFKTKQASIQNPKYDALITKVQLLNKAIAEDPSLGPGFRIGHSYFCTNELVDDLWLSSVVEYELIPLLSEYWYDEPSKVESWSEQLRGAIR; encoded by the coding sequence TTGAATACTATATCAGTTGCACAGTTAAATAGTCTGCGAAGTGAATTCAAGATGTATCTTCGTGAAAATCATCCCGAATGGAGTGACAGTACAGTTTGCACTATTGGCTCAGATGCATTTTTTGCCCTGAACAACAATGTGGGTATAGATTTTTGGGCAAGCCTTGTCAGTGAAGAAACGCTCTTGACTGCTCGAGATAAAATACGCGATTATCTTGTGAGCACTAAGGGTAGTGAACGGTCAGACGAGCGTGCAGATGGTTACTTGTCAGCCTTACGCCATTTAAAATCTTTCTTAGACAATAAGCACCCCTCACTCGCCACCGATTGGAGCGGCAAAGTAATTAGTGACATAAACTTAAAATCAGAATTTCAAGCATGGATGAAAAAACAGAAAAAGGCTAACGGAGATCCTTACAGCCTCAATACCATAAATGCCTATACTACAGCTCTCAAGAATGCAACGGCAAAACTCAGGCTAACCGAACCCATATGTACAGATTTGTTCTACTACACGTTAGTCGACGATTTTGATACTGCACAAGGCATTATTGAAGCTGCACCAAATTTCGAAGAAGTAGATGCTGCAGCGGGGAACAAAGCATATTCCAGTGGAATGATGTTGTACAGACGCTTCTTAAAAGAGCTTGGTGAACCTTCTACATGGATTTTCCAAGGTAATCCAAAATACTACGACGTCATTGGCGCTGTTGAGTCTCTTGAAAAAATAACTTGGGCAGTTAATCAGTATCAGAAGCAAATAAAGAAAGGTGACAAAGCGTATATTTGGGTGTCTGGATCAGACGGTGGTATTATTGCATCGGGTACAGTTTTGTGTGATCCTGAATTGCGTAAACCTAATACCTCTGATCCATACACTCGGGACGAGCCATTAAAAACCGATTATTATCTCGCAGTCGATATCAAGATTGAACGCAAGCTTACATTATCAAAAGTCCCTCGAGCTGTGCTCCTCGTTGATGAGCGAACAAAACAGCTTGAGATTTTAACATATCCTGCTGCGACCAACTTCCGAGTCACTAAGATACAAGAGGAAGTAATTGAAAGCATCATTAACGGAACTTATGAACGTGTACCGGCAGTAGATGAACCGAAGCCAGAAATTGAAGTCAAACGTCGGTACTGGCTATATGCTCCTGGAGAGCAAGCTTCAATGTGGGAACAGTTTTTTGCAGAGAAGATCATGGGTATAGGCTGGGATTATCTCGGAGATCTTACAACATATCCAACCAAGGAAAAGATTAATGACAGAATGCAGCAAGAACGGAACGAAGATAAGTATTTCATGAATGATGTCCTTGCAGTATGGGACTTTGTACACACGATTAAACCGGACGATGTTGTGTTTGCAAAACGAGGGAAGTCTCAAATAGTTGGACGTGGCGTAGTGGAATCAGGTTATATATTTGATGATTCAAGGAGCAGCTACAAACATATCCGCAAAATAAACTGGACAAATAATGAAGAATGCAACTATCCTGAAGAAGCTCCAAATAAAACACTCACGGACATTTCCAGAAAAACCGGAACAATTGACTTCTTGGAAAACTTTTATGCCGAAAAATCCATAGACAGTTCATCATTTATTGAAGAAAAGAGTTATGATCCATATTCCGATGATGACTTCATCAAAGAAGTGTTCATGAGTGAAGAAATGTTTGTAAAACTTAAAGGGCTGCTGTTACGTAAAAAAAATGTGATACTTCAGGGTGCCCCTGGAGTTGGAAAAACCTACGCAGCCCAGCGATTAGCATTCGCAATCATGGGCACTAAGGACATTAGTCGTGTCAAAGTGGTGCAATTTCATCAAAGCTATAGTTATGAAGACTTTATTATGGGGTTCCGACCTGACGGTAATGGATTTAAACTAACGGAAGGCCCATTTTACAAGTTCTGCAAAGAGGCTGAGAATGATGACGAACGACCTTACTTTTTCATAATTGATGAGATCAATCGAGGAAATCTAAGCAAAATATTCGGCGAGCTGTTAATGCTGATTGAATGTGACAAGCGTGGTGAAAAAAATGCTATCCGCTTGCTTTATAAGGATGAGCAGTTTTCAGTTCCAAGTAATGTGTACATCATTGGTATGATGAACACGACAGATAGAAGCCTTGCAATGATTGATTACGCTCTCAGACGACGTTTTGCATTCTTTGACATGGAGCCCGCATTCTCCACTGATGGATTTAAAACAAAGCAGGCCTCCATTCAAAACCCGAAGTATGATGCGCTAATTACTAAGGTACAATTGTTGAATAAAGCAATCGCTGAAGATCCATCACTTGGCCCGGGCTTTCGAATTGGCCACAGCTATTTTTGTACTAATGAACTTGTTGATGATTTATGGCTTTCATCCGTAGTAGAATATGAATTGATACCTCTACTATCTGAATACTGGTATGATGAACCTTCAAAAGTTGAAAGTTGGTCAGAGCAGCTCCGGGGTGCTATAAGATGA